One Algibacter sp. L3A6 genomic region harbors:
- a CDS encoding RNA polymerase sigma factor, with amino-acid sequence MNSPKHKLCEESHFNTFYTKHIQAASNFAFYKCGNSDASLDYVQDAFAKIWENCSKIDFSKAKTYLFTTVNNLFLNTIRHQKVVLNYAKESPYLDETNLNPEYLMEEDEFKQKLMLVIENLSPEQREVFLLNRIEDKKYREIAELLDISQKTVEKRMSAALKVLRSKIEDLKI; translated from the coding sequence ATGAATAGCCCCAAGCATAAACTTTGCGAAGAATCTCATTTCAACACCTTTTACACAAAACATATTCAGGCCGCAAGTAATTTTGCCTTTTATAAGTGTGGAAATAGTGATGCATCTTTAGATTATGTACAAGATGCATTTGCTAAAATTTGGGAAAATTGTTCTAAAATAGATTTTTCTAAAGCCAAAACATATCTTTTTACCACGGTTAATAATTTATTTTTAAATACTATTCGTCACCAAAAGGTGGTGCTAAATTATGCAAAAGAATCGCCATATTTAGATGAAACCAATTTGAACCCAGAATATTTAATGGAAGAAGATGAGTTTAAGCAGAAGCTTATGTTGGTTATTGAGAACTTAAGCCCAGAACAACGGGAGGTTTTTTTATTGAATAGAATAGAAGATAAAAAGTATAGAGAGATAGCCGAATTACTAGATATATCTCAAAAAACAGTTGAAAAACGAATGTCGGCAGCCTTAAAAGTATTGAGAAGTAAAATTGAAGACTTAAAAATTTAA
- a CDS encoding FecR family protein produces MNKKNDILKWFEGEISLEDIKNKYPSEDFSTLEKMGFYSKQIEVPKIDAEQALADFKKRSFKKEETKVVPLNFKMFMKVAAVLVVLLTSSYFLFFNNTESYSTEIAQTETLQLPDNSEVILNAQSELAFNKKEWKQNRSLTLKGEAFFKVTKGEKFTVITDAGSIQVLGTQFNVKERDNYFEVQCYEGSVSVTHQNNKTILTPGKSVRFVHGELLEVKPFNAEIPSWLAKESSFSEVPLWQVINELEVQYDIVIDAGKIDTEQMFSGTFTHNDKNIALQSVTIPLKLSYNITGKNVEFYNYESN; encoded by the coding sequence ATGAATAAAAAAAACGACATATTAAAATGGTTTGAAGGTGAAATATCTTTGGAAGATATTAAGAACAAATATCCTTCGGAAGATTTTTCGACTCTAGAAAAAATGGGCTTCTATTCTAAACAGATTGAAGTGCCAAAAATAGATGCAGAACAAGCTCTGGCCGATTTTAAGAAAAGATCATTTAAAAAAGAAGAAACCAAGGTTGTTCCATTAAACTTTAAAATGTTCATGAAGGTTGCAGCTGTATTGGTTGTTTTGTTAACATCATCTTACTTTTTGTTTTTTAATAATACGGAATCTTATTCAACTGAAATTGCTCAAACCGAAACTCTACAATTACCCGATAATTCTGAAGTGATATTAAATGCACAATCTGAATTGGCTTTTAACAAAAAGGAATGGAAACAAAATAGAAGTTTAACCTTAAAAGGTGAAGCTTTTTTTAAAGTAACAAAAGGTGAGAAATTTACTGTAATTACCGATGCTGGAAGTATTCAGGTTTTAGGAACGCAATTTAATGTTAAGGAACGCGATAATTATTTTGAAGTACAATGTTACGAAGGTTCTGTAAGTGTTACACATCAAAATAATAAAACCATTTTAACACCAGGCAAATCTGTAAGATTTGTTCATGGAGAACTTCTAGAGGTTAAGCCTTTTAATGCTGAAATTCCATCATGGTTGGCTAAAGAATCTAGTTTTAGTGAGGTGCCGTTGTGGCAAGTAATAAACGAGCTAGAAGTTCAGTATGATATTGTTATCGATGCGGGTAAAATTGATACAGAACAAATGTTTTCTGGAACTTTTACTCATAACGATAAAAACATAGCGCTGCAATCTGTAACTATTCCGCTTAAATTAAGCTATAACATAACGGGGAAAAACGTTGAGTTTTATAACTATGAATCTAACTAA
- a CDS encoding TonB-dependent receptor plug domain-containing protein, producing MNLTKVCVVLILFSGFFSFGFQSQDKKPLIDVIAEIETKFDVKFSYSVTDVDQVFVDSIKNSESLQFIINRLNATTSLNFKLLSERYITISTIEKTIAICGILIDNVEQLPLLGASVVINNRSRGVITDIEGRFQLNNIPINETIEIRFLGFKSLTFKAIELRSIDGFCKTITMEEENQALNKILISKFLTTGLQKRIDGSTVLNTAKFGVLPGLTDPDVLQSIQALPGVESVNESIANINVRGGTNDQNLILWDGIKMYHSGHFFGLMSAYNPYLTNQVVVTKNGTPSEFSDGVSSTINMSTKNEINNTFSGGFGANLMHADVFLEIPISEKLALHVSGRRSFTDVFNSPTYDNYFERSFQDSELTTNSDNISDGNRSSDFFFYDYTAKLLFDLNENHQFRANVIGINNNLDYTEVYSDNDDNVNSKTSNLQQDNIGFGGSWNATWNDRFTTETSAFYSNYNVDATDNRIETNQQLTQANEVLETGFKLNTKYKINEYLHFLNGYQFSEIGILNETTVSAPSYEKTKKDVLLNHALFSEIEFYKNNTYLRVGVRGNYFQKFNKLIIEPRLNFRQKLSQQIAFKLQGEFKNQSANQIIDFQDNFLGVENRRWILANENDIPISESKQVSLGFEFNKNNWLMDVEGFYKQVDGITALNQGFYNNFQFVNATGNYTAKGAEFLINKTANKYSAWLSYTYSQNNYKFQSFSPSVFPNNVDIRHSVSLAVNYNVLKQLELSVGGMWRSGQPYTKPVEGDETVRDGNNVLVNYSDPNSSNLDDFIRLDASINYTFRVTETVDGALRAGVFNVIGTQNVINRYYEVNPEDSNTAIQIDNKSLDLTPNLSLRFNF from the coding sequence ATGAATCTAACTAAAGTTTGTGTCGTTTTAATTTTATTCAGTGGTTTCTTTTCATTCGGATTTCAATCTCAAGATAAGAAGCCGTTAATAGATGTTATTGCTGAAATTGAAACCAAATTTGATGTTAAGTTTTCGTATTCGGTAACAGATGTAGATCAGGTTTTTGTTGATTCAATAAAAAATTCCGAATCTCTTCAATTTATAATAAACAGGTTAAATGCGACTACCAGTTTAAATTTCAAATTACTTAGCGAACGGTATATTACCATTTCTACCATCGAGAAAACTATTGCGATTTGTGGTATTTTAATAGATAACGTAGAGCAGTTGCCTTTGCTTGGAGCTTCCGTGGTAATTAATAATAGATCCAGAGGTGTTATTACGGATATAGAAGGTCGATTTCAGTTAAATAATATTCCCATTAATGAAACAATAGAGATTCGTTTTTTAGGGTTTAAATCTTTAACATTTAAAGCTATTGAGTTGAGATCTATAGATGGTTTTTGTAAAACCATAACTATGGAAGAAGAAAACCAAGCGCTTAATAAAATATTAATATCTAAGTTTTTAACAACAGGTTTGCAGAAACGTATTGATGGAAGTACGGTTTTAAATACAGCTAAATTTGGAGTGTTACCAGGGTTGACAGATCCCGATGTTTTGCAGTCTATACAAGCTTTACCTGGTGTAGAAAGCGTAAATGAAAGTATTGCTAATATTAATGTGCGTGGTGGTACAAACGACCAGAACTTAATACTTTGGGATGGTATTAAAATGTATCATTCAGGACACTTTTTTGGTTTAATGTCTGCTTATAATCCGTATCTAACAAACCAAGTCGTGGTTACTAAAAATGGAACGCCAAGTGAGTTTAGTGATGGTGTTTCTAGTACCATTAATATGTCTACTAAAAATGAAATAAACAATACGTTTTCTGGAGGTTTTGGAGCTAATTTAATGCATGCCGATGTGTTTTTAGAAATACCTATTAGTGAAAAGTTGGCTTTACATGTTTCTGGTAGACGCTCGTTTACTGATGTTTTTAATTCACCAACTTATGATAATTATTTTGAACGTAGTTTTCAGGATAGTGAGTTAACAACTAATAGTGATAACATAAGTGATGGTAACCGAAGTTCAGATTTTTTCTTTTACGATTATACGGCAAAATTATTGTTCGATTTAAATGAAAATCATCAGTTTCGTGCAAACGTAATTGGTATTAATAATAATTTAGATTATACAGAGGTATATTCGGATAATGACGATAATGTAAATTCTAAAACGAGTAATTTACAGCAAGATAATATTGGTTTTGGTGGAAGTTGGAATGCTACGTGGAATGATAGGTTCACGACAGAAACCTCTGCTTTTTATTCAAACTACAATGTAGATGCAACAGATAATAGAATTGAAACCAACCAGCAACTAACCCAAGCAAACGAAGTATTAGAAACCGGTTTTAAGCTGAATACAAAGTATAAGATCAATGAATATTTGCACTTTTTAAACGGTTATCAATTTAGTGAAATTGGTATTTTGAATGAAACCACGGTAAGTGCGCCATCTTACGAGAAAACGAAAAAAGATGTTCTTCTAAATCATGCCTTGTTCAGTGAAATTGAATTTTATAAAAACAATACATATTTACGAGTAGGTGTAAGAGGGAATTATTTTCAGAAATTTAATAAACTCATTATTGAGCCGCGATTAAATTTTAGGCAAAAACTATCACAACAAATAGCATTTAAGCTACAAGGCGAATTTAAAAATCAATCGGCAAATCAAATTATTGATTTTCAGGACAATTTTTTAGGTGTTGAAAATAGAAGATGGATTCTGGCAAACGAAAATGATATTCCAATATCTGAAAGTAAACAAGTGTCTTTAGGTTTCGAGTTTAATAAAAATAATTGGTTAATGGATGTTGAAGGCTTCTATAAACAAGTTGATGGTATTACGGCTTTAAACCAAGGGTTTTATAATAATTTTCAGTTTGTTAATGCCACCGGAAACTATACGGCAAAAGGTGCTGAGTTTTTAATTAATAAAACAGCCAATAAGTATAGTGCATGGCTTAGCTATACTTACAGTCAAAATAATTATAAATTTCAAAGTTTCAGTCCATCTGTTTTTCCTAACAATGTAGATATACGGCATTCGGTATCGTTAGCTGTAAATTATAATGTTTTAAAGCAGTTAGAACTATCTGTTGGTGGTATGTGGCGTTCAGGCCAGCCTTACACCAAACCTGTTGAAGGAGATGAGACGGTTAGGGATGGAAATAATGTTTTGGTGAATTATAGTGATCCAAACAGTTCTAATCTCGATGATTTTATACGATTAGATGCTTCAATAAATTATACATTCCGAGTTACAGAAACTGTGGATGGCGCTTTAAGAGCAGGTGTATTTAATGTTATAGGTACGCAGAATGTTATAAATAGGTATTATGAAGTTAATCCAGAAGACTCTAATACTGCCATTCAAATAGATAACAAATCCCTTGATTTAACTCCTAATTTAAGTCTTAGATTCAATTTTTAA
- the mdh gene encoding malate dehydrogenase, protein MKVTVVGAGAVGASCAEYIAIKNFASEVVLLDIKEGYAEGKAMDLMQTASLNGFDTKITGVTNDYSQTAGSDICVITSGIPRKPGMTREELIGINAGIVKAVSTSLLEHSPNMILIVVSNPMDTMTYLAHKSLDIPRNRIIGMGGALDSARFKYRLAEALESPISDVDGMVIGGHSDKGMVPLTSHATRNSIKVSEFLSEERLEQVAADTKVGGATLTGLLGTSAWYAPGAAVSGLVQAIACDQKKMFPCSTYLEGEYGLNDICIGVPVILGKNGIEQIIDIPLSDAEKAHMQASAEGVTKTNGLLEL, encoded by the coding sequence ATGAAAGTAACTGTAGTAGGAGCAGGAGCAGTAGGCGCAAGTTGCGCAGAATATATTGCAATTAAAAATTTCGCATCAGAAGTTGTTTTGTTGGACATTAAAGAAGGTTATGCTGAAGGTAAAGCCATGGATTTAATGCAAACCGCATCATTAAACGGTTTTGATACAAAAATCACTGGTGTAACTAACGATTATAGCCAAACAGCAGGTAGTGATATTTGTGTAATTACTTCTGGAATTCCTCGTAAACCAGGAATGACTCGTGAAGAATTAATTGGTATAAACGCTGGGATTGTAAAAGCTGTATCAACAAGTTTATTGGAGCATTCTCCAAATATGATTCTTATCGTTGTAAGTAACCCTATGGATACTATGACGTATTTAGCTCATAAATCTCTGGATATACCAAGAAACAGAATTATTGGTATGGGAGGCGCTTTAGATTCGGCTCGTTTTAAATATAGATTAGCAGAAGCTTTAGAATCACCTATTAGCGATGTTGACGGTATGGTAATTGGTGGTCATAGTGATAAAGGTATGGTGCCATTAACATCTCATGCTACAAGAAATTCTATTAAAGTTTCTGAGTTTTTAAGCGAAGAGCGTTTAGAGCAAGTTGCTGCAGATACTAAAGTTGGTGGAGCAACACTTACAGGTTTATTAGGAACATCTGCTTGGTATGCACCAGGTGCTGCAGTAAGTGGTTTAGTTCAAGCTATTGCTTGTGATCAAAAGAAAATGTTCCCATGTTCAACTTATTTAGAAGGTGAATACGGATTAAACGATATTTGTATTGGTGTACCTGTAATTTTAGGTAAAAACGGTATCGAGCAAATTATCGATATTCCTTTAAGTGATGCTGAAAAAGCACACATGCAAGCAAGTGCAGAAGGTGTAACAAAAACTAATGGTTTATTAGAATTATAG
- the secDF gene encoding protein translocase subunit SecDF, with protein MQNKGLVKLFALLFGLVSIYQLSFTFKAKQIENAAEEIAISKIADTEEGYRAKRSAEETAYLEAIATDTVFNMGIAKFTYNEVKQKAMNLGLDLKGGISATLQISIRDILKGLANHTKDPVFNKALDDAAEIQKNSQNTYLEDFFIAFDKIKGDTKLASPDIFYTKALDGEISGNMTDDEVKAIISTKIDESVVSAFEVLRKRIDEFGVTQPTIQRIGTSGRILVELPGVKDKERAIKLLQSTAQLEFWDAYKGEQFFPFLAQANEVLKDIVSPKTETAEQEPQDTEDADSAIDDLLGEAETDSTAVSTVNPIFDLIRGQGYQGGPIIAQFEAKDKETIENYLSMAQVRALLPAEQRYAKFVFGKPKKGSELLDLYALKGNRENEPELSGAVVTDARNQFGATGKSEVSMQMNAKGAKIWEEMTGNAYTQGSQIAIVLDNVVYSAPGVTTGPIAGGSSSISGDFSLNEAIDLANVLRAGKLPASADIIQSEVVGPSLGQEAIDSGKMSFMIALALVLIWMVFYYGKAGAFADVAMALNILLIFGILSGLGAVLTLPGIAGIVLTIGMSVDANVLVFERIREELAKGKGQKEAIQDGFSNALSSILDANITTGLTALILFIFGTGPIKGFATTLIIGIGTSLFTAIFITRLLIDWYSNRGGNLAFSTPITKNLFRDIRIDFLSKRKIAYIISGVFIVVSLGSLFTNSLDQGVDFVGGRTYQVRFNHDVSASEITGVLSSPDVFGSANAKIFGDANQVKITTKYLVEETGSEVDEQIRKTLYTALQPYFEGLTYEEFISDADTKTVGLLKTDKVSPTIADDIKQESFWAVLGSLIVVFLYILIRFKKWQYSLGAVAAVFHDVLIVLGVFSLTYKFMPFSMEIDQAFIAAILTVIGYSLNDTVVVFDRVREFFNEHTGWKFDRVVNASLSSTLSRTLNTSLTTLVVLLAIFIFGGDSIRGFMFALIVGVIVGTYSSLFIATPVMYDTVNKLEGKKKEED; from the coding sequence ATGCAAAATAAAGGATTAGTAAAACTATTTGCGCTTTTGTTTGGTTTGGTAAGTATCTACCAATTATCATTCACGTTTAAAGCGAAACAAATTGAAAACGCAGCCGAAGAGATTGCGATTAGTAAAATTGCCGATACCGAAGAAGGTTACCGTGCAAAACGTAGCGCCGAAGAGACTGCTTATTTAGAGGCTATCGCTACAGATACCGTATTTAATATGGGTATCGCAAAATTCACTTACAACGAAGTGAAACAAAAAGCCATGAATTTAGGTTTAGACTTAAAAGGTGGTATTAGTGCTACACTTCAAATATCTATTAGAGATATCTTGAAAGGATTAGCTAACCATACTAAAGATCCTGTATTCAACAAGGCTTTAGATGATGCTGCTGAAATTCAAAAAAACAGTCAGAATACATATTTAGAAGATTTCTTCATCGCTTTCGATAAAATTAAAGGAGATACTAAATTAGCTTCACCAGATATTTTTTATACAAAAGCATTAGATGGTGAAATTAGTGGTAACATGACGGATGATGAGGTTAAAGCCATCATCTCAACTAAAATTGATGAGTCTGTAGTTTCTGCATTCGAGGTTTTACGTAAACGTATCGATGAGTTTGGTGTAACACAACCAACTATCCAACGTATCGGAACTTCTGGTCGTATTTTAGTAGAGTTACCAGGTGTAAAAGATAAAGAGCGTGCTATTAAATTATTACAAAGTACAGCACAATTAGAATTTTGGGATGCTTATAAAGGTGAGCAGTTTTTCCCGTTTTTAGCGCAAGCTAACGAAGTATTAAAAGATATCGTTTCTCCAAAAACAGAAACAGCAGAGCAAGAGCCACAAGATACTGAAGATGCAGATTCTGCAATCGACGATCTTTTAGGTGAAGCAGAAACAGATTCTACTGCAGTATCTACGGTTAACCCAATATTCGATTTAATTAGAGGCCAAGGTTACCAAGGCGGACCGATTATAGCTCAATTTGAAGCAAAAGATAAAGAAACTATCGAGAACTACTTAAGTATGGCTCAAGTACGTGCTTTACTTCCAGCAGAGCAACGTTACGCAAAATTTGTATTCGGAAAACCTAAAAAGGGAAGTGAGTTATTAGACTTATATGCTTTAAAAGGAAACAGAGAAAACGAACCAGAATTAAGTGGAGCTGTAGTTACAGATGCTAGAAACCAATTTGGAGCAACAGGTAAATCTGAGGTTTCAATGCAAATGAATGCTAAAGGTGCTAAAATCTGGGAAGAAATGACTGGTAACGCATACACGCAAGGGAGTCAAATTGCAATTGTTTTAGATAACGTTGTGTATTCTGCTCCAGGTGTAACAACCGGGCCAATTGCAGGTGGTAGCTCTTCAATTTCTGGAGACTTTAGCTTAAACGAAGCAATCGATTTAGCAAACGTATTACGTGCTGGTAAATTACCTGCTTCTGCAGATATTATTCAAAGTGAAGTTGTTGGACCATCTTTAGGTCAAGAAGCTATTGATAGCGGTAAAATGTCGTTCATGATTGCTTTAGCATTAGTATTAATATGGATGGTATTTTACTACGGTAAAGCTGGTGCATTTGCAGATGTTGCGATGGCATTAAACATTCTTTTAATCTTCGGTATCCTTTCAGGATTAGGTGCTGTATTAACATTACCTGGTATTGCCGGTATTGTATTAACAATTGGTATGTCGGTCGATGCAAACGTACTGGTCTTTGAGCGTATTCGAGAAGAGCTTGCCAAAGGTAAAGGTCAAAAAGAAGCGATTCAAGATGGATTTAGCAATGCTTTATCTTCAATCTTAGATGCCAACATTACTACAGGTTTAACAGCATTAATCTTATTTATATTTGGTACAGGACCAATTAAAGGTTTCGCAACAACCTTAATCATTGGTATTGGTACATCATTATTTACTGCAATTTTCATCACACGTTTACTAATAGACTGGTATTCTAACCGTGGCGGAAACTTAGCATTCTCTACACCAATCACTAAAAACTTATTCCGTGATATCCGTATCGATTTCTTATCGAAACGTAAAATTGCTTACATCATTTCAGGTGTATTCATCGTAGTGAGTTTAGGATCTTTATTTACAAACAGTTTAGATCAAGGTGTTGATTTTGTTGGAGGTAGAACGTACCAAGTTCGTTTTAATCACGATGTTAGTGCTTCAGAAATTACAGGTGTACTTTCTAGCCCAGATGTCTTTGGTAGTGCAAACGCTAAAATATTTGGAGATGCTAACCAAGTTAAAATTACTACAAAATACTTAGTAGAAGAAACAGGATCTGAAGTAGATGAGCAAATTCGTAAAACCCTTTATACAGCGTTACAACCGTATTTCGAAGGTCTTACTTACGAGGAGTTTATTAGCGATGCTGATACAAAAACAGTAGGATTATTAAAAACAGATAAAGTAAGTCCTACTATTGCTGATGATATCAAGCAAGAATCATTCTGGGCGGTTTTAGGATCATTAATCGTAGTATTCCTTTATATCTTAATCAGATTTAAAAAATGGCAATACTCACTTGGTGCAGTAGCAGCTGTATTCCACGATGTATTAATCGTATTAGGTGTATTCTCTTTAACGTACAAATTCATGCCATTCTCAATGGAAATCGATCAAGCGTTTATAGCAGCAATATTAACCGTAATTGGATATTCATTAAATGATACCGTGGTAGTATTCGATAGAGTGCGTGAGTTCTTCAACGAGCACACAGGATGGAAATTCGATCGCGTTGTAAATGCATCATTAAGCAGTACATTAAGCCGTACATTAAATACTTCTTTAACAACATTAGTAGTGTTATTAGCAATCTTTATCTTCGGTGGAGATTCTATTAGAGGTTTCATGTTCGCCTTAATAGTAGGTGTAATAGTAGGTACATACTCGTCGCTTTTTATAGCAACACCAGTAATGTATGATACTGTAAATAAATTAGAAGGAAAAAAGAAAGAAGAAGACTAA
- a CDS encoding voltage-gated chloride channel family protein, with product MKKNEIKDFLFSFEQIPSLLYLLKWVLICLTLGVLAGSVSAFFLLSLEWATNWRESHLWVISLLPVGGLVIGLSYHYYGSSVVKGNNLLLEEFHSPKKIIPFRMVPLVLFGTIITHFFGGSAGREGTAVQIGGAIADRFTKVLKFSKRDRKIVLIAGISAGFASVFGTPLAGGIFALEVLVLGRLRLDAIIPSFMSAVFANYFCEIWNVSHTHYHINTVAEMTPINLLWCLLAGIIFGLVAMLFSKSTHFWSNLFGKYIKYPPLRPVIGGTILAIAIYFMGTTKYIGLGIPTIVEAFDVNLNSYDFLLKLLFTSFTLGAGFKGGEVTPLFFIGAALGNVLIWFIPLPMALLAGMGFVAVFAGATNTPIACTIMGIELFGIESGVFIALACSTAYLFSGHSGVYASQIIGSPKHKLFKGEKGLSLSEINKKRTKK from the coding sequence ATGAAAAAAAACGAAATTAAAGATTTTTTATTCTCATTTGAACAAATTCCCTCTTTGCTATATCTCCTAAAATGGGTTTTAATCTGTTTAACACTTGGTGTTTTAGCAGGTAGTGTTTCTGCTTTTTTTCTATTAAGTTTAGAGTGGGCTACAAATTGGCGAGAATCTCATTTATGGGTTATATCCTTATTACCTGTTGGTGGCTTGGTTATTGGTTTATCTTACCATTATTACGGAAGTAGTGTGGTGAAGGGAAATAATTTGTTGTTAGAAGAATTTCATTCACCTAAAAAAATAATTCCATTTAGAATGGTACCACTCGTGTTATTTGGTACCATTATTACGCACTTTTTTGGAGGTTCTGCCGGACGAGAAGGTACTGCGGTACAAATAGGTGGCGCTATTGCCGATAGGTTTACCAAGGTTTTAAAGTTCTCAAAACGCGATCGTAAAATTGTTTTAATTGCCGGTATTAGTGCAGGTTTTGCTTCTGTTTTTGGAACACCATTGGCAGGCGGTATTTTTGCATTGGAAGTTTTGGTATTGGGTAGATTGCGATTAGATGCTATTATACCGAGTTTTATGTCTGCTGTTTTTGCAAATTATTTTTGCGAAATTTGGAATGTATCCCACACCCATTATCATATTAATACCGTGGCAGAAATGACACCTATAAATTTATTATGGTGCTTATTGGCTGGTATTATTTTCGGACTTGTAGCCATGTTGTTTTCTAAATCGACTCATTTTTGGAGCAATCTTTTTGGTAAGTACATAAAGTATCCTCCGCTTAGGCCAGTAATAGGTGGTACTATATTGGCTATTGCTATTTATTTTATGGGCACAACAAAGTATATTGGTCTTGGTATTCCTACTATTGTAGAGGCTTTTGATGTTAACCTGAATTCTTACGATTTTCTGTTAAAACTTTTATTTACGTCTTTCACTCTCGGAGCAGGATTTAAAGGAGGTGAAGTCACTCCTTTGTTCTTTATAGGTGCAGCCTTAGGAAATGTGCTAATCTGGTTTATTCCGCTACCTATGGCTTTACTTGCAGGTATGGGATTTGTCGCGGTTTTTGCAGGAGCAACCAACACACCAATTGCCTGTACTATTATGGGAATTGAACTTTTTGGAATAGAATCTGGTGTTTTTATAGCCTTGGCTTGTTCTACTGCATATTTGTTCTCGGGGCATTCAGGAGTGTATGCTTCTCAAATTATTGGTAGCCCGAAACACAAATTGTTCAAAGGTGAAAAAGGACTTTCTTTATCTGAAATAAATAAAAAACGAACTAAGAAATGA
- a CDS encoding DUF190 domain-containing protein, translating to MTDLITIRIYFEYGQKINNQSFWKKMYASDFSTELIKRAKTFGLEQVLHLNVSKGYLNNQKVNWGISEIRHSKHPHLIEIVDSEIKINQFLDEQKAFLKDTKVVMVKNEVLIK from the coding sequence ATGACAGATTTAATTACGATACGTATCTATTTTGAGTATGGTCAGAAGATTAACAATCAGTCATTTTGGAAAAAAATGTATGCTTCCGATTTTTCAACCGAACTTATAAAACGAGCGAAAACCTTCGGATTGGAACAAGTATTGCACCTTAATGTAAGCAAGGGCTATTTAAATAACCAAAAAGTAAATTGGGGAATAAGTGAAATTCGCCATAGCAAACATCCACATCTTATTGAAATAGTAGATTCTGAAATTAAAATAAATCAATTTCTAGATGAACAAAAAGCATTTCTCAAAGACACTAAAGTTGTTATGGTTAAGAATGAAGTCTTAATTAAATAA
- a CDS encoding tRNA dihydrouridine synthase has product MAFTLLSSPLQGFTDFRFRNAFHHYFGGIDTFYSPYIRLNGKFKIKSSYQNDLLLENNDTLEVIPQIITNDAEEFLFVAKYVQSLGYKELNWNLGCPYPMVAKSGMGSGLICNPGKIDNILERAHKETDILVSMKMRMGYDNAEEILDVFPILDQYPLKNIAIHARIGKQLYKGPVDLDAFERCITSTKHKLYYNGDITSVEAFKSIQTRFPSLDHFMIGRGLIADPFLPQMIKDDTTEYPKDRWDIFEEFHNTIYSQYDEYLSGPTPIKMKMLGFWEFFSQSCSNPQKTYKAIKKATNPFKYKQAVSMILANERKLKN; this is encoded by the coding sequence ATGGCTTTTACTTTACTTTCCTCTCCATTACAGGGGTTTACAGACTTTAGATTTCGTAATGCTTTCCATCATTATTTTGGAGGTATCGATACGTTTTATTCACCATACATTAGGCTAAATGGTAAGTTTAAAATTAAAAGCTCTTATCAAAACGATTTGCTTCTAGAGAACAATGACACCTTAGAAGTAATTCCGCAAATTATAACCAACGATGCCGAAGAGTTTTTGTTTGTTGCCAAATATGTACAAAGCTTAGGTTACAAAGAATTGAATTGGAATTTAGGTTGCCCATACCCTATGGTTGCAAAATCTGGAATGGGTTCTGGTTTAATTTGCAACCCTGGCAAAATTGATAATATTTTAGAACGCGCGCACAAAGAAACCGATATTTTAGTATCTATGAAAATGCGTATGGGTTACGACAATGCTGAAGAAATACTAGATGTATTTCCTATTTTAGATCAATACCCCCTTAAAAACATAGCTATTCATGCACGTATTGGAAAGCAACTCTATAAAGGTCCTGTAGATTTAGATGCCTTTGAACGCTGTATTACAAGCACCAAACATAAACTCTATTACAATGGTGATATTACTAGTGTTGAAGCTTTTAAAAGTATACAAACGCGTTTCCCTAGTTTAGATCATTTTATGATTGGTCGTGGCTTAATTGCTGATCCCTTTTTACCACAAATGATAAAAGACGATACTACGGAATATCCTAAAGACCGTTGGGATATTTTTGAAGAATTCCACAATACCATTTATAGCCAGTACGATGAATATCTTTCTGGACCAACACCTATTAAAATGAAAATGTTAGGCTTTTGGGAATTCTTTTCGCAATCTTGCTCAAACCCTCAGAAAACATATAAAGCTATAAAGAAAGCCACCAATCCTTTTAAATACAAACAAGCTGTTAGTATGATTTTGGCTAATGAACGTAAATTGAAAAACTAA